In a single window of the Frondihabitans sp. PAMC 28766 genome:
- the gadC gene encoding putative glutamine/gamma-aminobutyrate antiporter GadC — protein sequence MSTATNTPLASPPKSKATKAASISIFGLAMLNIVAVVSLRGLPSIAEYGLASIFYYVLAAILFLVPTALVAAELATGWPEKGGVFRWVGEAFGRRLAIVAMFMLVLEVTIWFPTALTFGAVALAYIGPDHTADASLASNSIFILAIVLAVYWLATFIALKGAKAFARVAKWGGMIGTIVPVGILIVLGFAYVITGNRSQVTFSASALVPNFTNFGNVVLAASIFLFYAGMEMNAIHVKEVKNPTKNYPIALFIAALSTVVIFVLGTLAVAFIVPKKSINLTQSLLTAYNDLFTWAHIPWAGSIIAVALAIGVFAGIVTWISGPSSGLLVVAKAGNLPPFFQKTNKNGMGTNIMISQAIIVTVLATLFVVLPSVQSVYQILSQLTVILYLVMYLLMFAAAIRLRSRQPNRPRPYRVPGGKVGMWVVAGVGFVGSLTAMFFSFIPPNQIDVGSPVFYVGLLAVLTVVFVAVPFVVYQVRRPSWRDPESDFAPFTWEMENHAPGTVATSAKAPHELAGTAKKGTTHAGL from the coding sequence ATCGATCAGCATTTTCGGGCTCGCGATGCTGAACATCGTCGCCGTCGTCAGCTTGCGCGGTCTCCCCTCAATCGCCGAGTACGGCCTCGCTTCGATCTTCTACTACGTCCTTGCCGCGATCCTGTTTCTTGTGCCGACCGCCCTGGTCGCCGCGGAACTCGCCACCGGGTGGCCCGAAAAAGGTGGCGTCTTCCGGTGGGTCGGTGAAGCGTTCGGGCGACGCCTAGCGATTGTGGCAATGTTCATGCTGGTCCTCGAAGTCACCATCTGGTTCCCGACCGCCCTAACCTTCGGCGCCGTCGCCCTCGCATACATCGGACCCGACCACACCGCCGATGCCTCCCTTGCCAGCAATAGCATCTTCATCCTTGCCATCGTCCTCGCTGTCTACTGGCTGGCAACGTTCATCGCCTTGAAAGGAGCGAAAGCGTTCGCGCGGGTGGCGAAATGGGGTGGGATGATCGGCACCATCGTCCCCGTCGGCATCCTCATCGTCCTTGGTTTCGCTTACGTCATCACCGGGAACCGGTCGCAAGTCACCTTCTCAGCCTCCGCGCTCGTACCGAATTTCACCAACTTCGGCAACGTTGTCCTCGCCGCCAGCATTTTCCTCTTCTACGCCGGCATGGAAATGAACGCCATCCACGTCAAAGAGGTCAAGAACCCGACCAAGAACTACCCCATCGCGCTGTTCATCGCCGCCCTGAGCACCGTCGTGATCTTCGTCCTCGGAACCCTTGCGGTGGCATTCATCGTGCCCAAAAAAAGCATCAACCTCACCCAGAGCCTCCTGACCGCCTACAACGACCTCTTCACCTGGGCACACATCCCCTGGGCCGGGTCCATCATCGCCGTCGCCCTGGCGATCGGCGTCTTCGCCGGAATCGTCACCTGGATCAGCGGACCCTCCTCCGGCCTCCTCGTCGTCGCCAAAGCAGGCAACCTTCCCCCCTTCTTCCAGAAGACGAACAAAAACGGGATGGGCACCAACATTATGATCAGCCAAGCGATCATCGTCACCGTCCTCGCCACCTTGTTCGTGGTCCTACCATCCGTCCAATCCGTGTATCAGATCCTCAGCCAACTGACGGTGATCTTGTACCTGGTGATGTACCTGCTGATGTTCGCCGCAGCCATCCGGCTCCGCTCCAGGCAACCCAACAGGCCCCGCCCCTACCGCGTCCCGGGCGGAAAAGTCGGCATGTGGGTTGTGGCCGGCGTCGGCTTCGTCGGGTCACTCACCGCCATGTTCTTCAGCTTCATCCCCCCGAACCAGATCGACGTCGGCAGCCCGGTCTTCTATGTCGGGCTGCTCGCCGTTCTCACAGTGGTGTTCGTCGCTGTCCCGTTCGTCGTCTACCAGGTGCGCCGCCCCAGCTGGCGCGACCCCGAAAGCGACTTCGCTCCGTTTACCTGGGAAATGGAAAACCACGCACCGGGAACCGTGGCCACGTCGGCAAAAGCACCCCATGAGTTAGCTGGCACCGCGAAAAAGGGCACCACCCATGCTGGCCTCTGA